The sequence below is a genomic window from Flavobacterium keumense.
ACCCAGATTTATGAAGGTACTTCTGAAATTCAAAAAATTGTGATTTCAAGAGCTGTTTTAGCGGATTAGACTTTGGGTATGGGTAGAATCTTCACTCTTTTGTTTATTTTTGCCAAATGAAGAACATTATAATTACAGGAACAAGTAGGGGTATAGGTTTAGAATTGGCATTGCAATTTGCTACAAAAGGGCATCGTGTGTTAGCTATTTCAAGAACAATTCCACAAGCACTTTTAGGTAATGAAAACATCAGTTGTTTGTCTGTCGATTTAGCGGTAGAATCTGATTTACAAAAGGTAGCTGATTATTTGTCAGCTACATGGAAACAGGTTGATGCGATAGTTCATAATGCAGGAAGTTTGTTGTTGAAACCTTTTTTTGAAACTTCGCAAGCTGACTTTGAAAGCATTTATAAAGTAAATGTTTTTGGTGTAGCTAATTTGACTCGTGTAGCGTTACCGTATTTACAAAAAGGAAGTCATGTAGTTACTATTAGTTCGATGGGAGGCATTCAAGGGAGTTTAAAATTCGCAGGTTTGTCAGCCTATAGTTCTAGTAAAGGAGCTGTGATAACCTTGTCTGAATTGTTAGCCGAAGAGTACAAAGAACAAGGAATTACGTTTAATGTGTTAGCAC
It includes:
- a CDS encoding SDR family NAD(P)-dependent oxidoreductase; the encoded protein is MKNIIITGTSRGIGLELALQFATKGHRVLAISRTIPQALLGNENISCLSVDLAVESDLQKVADYLSATWKQVDAIVHNAGSLLLKPFFETSQADFESIYKVNVFGVANLTRVALPYLQKGSHVVTISSMGGIQGSLKFAGLSAYSSSKGAVITLSELLAEEYKEQGITFNVLALGAVQTEMLAEAFPGYQAPISAADMAQYIVDFTLTGNRYYNGKVLQVSSSNP